In Deferrivibrio essentukiensis, a single window of DNA contains:
- a CDS encoding NifB/NifX family molybdenum-iron cluster-binding protein: MKIALPLLSKDLVSDHFGHSKMFLIAEVEGGKITGVNYYDAPAHEFGSFPMWLISMNVNVLLCKGLGHKAVEILNSRNVEVFPGVTENNPIDAINAYLAGKVEKSDAFCSGGDSCH; the protein is encoded by the coding sequence ATGAAAATTGCATTACCATTGTTAAGTAAAGATTTAGTTAGTGACCATTTTGGGCACAGCAAGATGTTTTTGATAGCTGAAGTAGAAGGGGGTAAAATTACTGGTGTAAATTATTATGATGCCCCGGCACATGAATTTGGCTCTTTTCCTATGTGGCTTATTTCGATGAATGTAAATGTGCTTCTCTGCAAGGGGTTAGGGCATAAAGCGGTAGAAATTTTGAATTCCAGAAATGTTGAAGTTTTCCCTGGTGTGACAGAAAATAACCCGATTGATGCTATTAATGCCTATCTTGCTGGAAAGGTGGAAAAATCTGACGCTTTTTGCTCAGGCGGAGATAGTTGCCACTAA
- a CDS encoding NifB/NifX family molybdenum-iron cluster-binding protein, which yields MKILVTAMDKNENGLMDARFGRALYWYIFDTNTKESYFIDNTRSENFEHGAGMQAVANVIDEGVDVIITGSVGPKAFNIIKTKGIKVYRGNPEKSVIENLNDYENNLLEEQIN from the coding sequence ATGAAAATATTAGTAACGGCTATGGATAAAAATGAAAATGGATTAATGGATGCAAGATTTGGTAGAGCTTTGTATTGGTATATCTTTGATACTAATACAAAAGAATCATATTTTATTGATAATACCCGTAGTGAAAATTTTGAGCATGGTGCAGGGATGCAGGCTGTGGCAAATGTCATAGATGAAGGCGTGGATGTAATAATAACAGGCTCAGTTGGGCCGAAAGCTTTTAATATTATTAAAACTAAAGGGATTAAAGTATACAGAGGTAATCCTGAAAAGAGTGTAATCGAAAATTTGAATGATTATGAAAATAATCTTTTAGAAGAGCAAATAAATTAA